A genome region from Alicyclobacillus acidocaldarius subsp. acidocaldarius DSM 446 includes the following:
- a CDS encoding zinc-binding alcohol dehydrogenase family protein → MPVAMMKAVGLYRYLPISDPESLLDLEVERPRPQGRDLLVQIQAVSVNPVDTKIRAPKDRVESTPKILGFDAAGIVVETGPDCQWYKPGDEVFYAGSNVRQGTNAEYHLVDERIVGRKPKALSFAEAAALPLTSLTAWEALEDRLGFSLEPGANRGTPLLIIGAAGGVGSVATQLAKRAGFTVIGTASRPETKAWALQHGADHIIDHTRPFRPQLEALGFHDVDAILCLNATDKHWEQMADVIAPQGKICSIVETSTLLNLELLFGKSVTFAWELMFTRPRYQTADMARQRDILNRVADLVDAGEIQSTMTEHLSPINAENLRKAHAKLESGRTIGKIVLSGF, encoded by the coding sequence ATGCCTGTGGCAATGATGAAAGCGGTGGGCCTGTATCGATACCTGCCCATCTCGGATCCGGAGAGCCTGCTGGACCTGGAGGTGGAGCGCCCCCGTCCGCAAGGCCGAGATCTGTTGGTGCAGATCCAGGCCGTGTCCGTCAATCCCGTCGATACGAAGATCCGCGCGCCGAAAGACAGGGTGGAGTCCACGCCGAAAATCCTCGGCTTTGATGCCGCCGGGATTGTCGTCGAAACGGGGCCGGACTGCCAGTGGTACAAGCCGGGCGACGAAGTGTTTTACGCCGGCAGCAACGTGCGGCAAGGCACGAACGCGGAATACCATCTGGTGGACGAACGCATCGTGGGCCGCAAGCCGAAGGCGCTCAGCTTTGCCGAAGCCGCCGCACTGCCGCTCACGAGCCTGACGGCGTGGGAAGCGCTGGAGGATCGGCTCGGTTTCTCGCTCGAGCCGGGTGCGAATCGCGGCACGCCGCTGCTCATCATCGGCGCGGCTGGCGGCGTGGGCTCCGTCGCGACCCAGTTGGCCAAGCGCGCCGGGTTCACGGTCATCGGCACGGCGTCCAGGCCGGAGACCAAGGCATGGGCCTTGCAGCACGGCGCGGACCACATCATCGATCACACGCGCCCCTTCCGGCCGCAGCTCGAAGCGCTCGGCTTCCACGACGTTGACGCCATCCTGTGCCTCAACGCCACCGACAAGCACTGGGAGCAGATGGCGGACGTCATTGCGCCGCAGGGCAAAATCTGCTCCATCGTGGAGACGAGCACCCTGCTCAATCTGGAACTGCTGTTTGGCAAGAGCGTGACGTTCGCGTGGGAACTGATGTTTACGCGGCCGCGGTACCAGACGGCGGACATGGCCAGGCAGCGCGACATCCTGAATCGAGTGGCCGATCTCGTCGACGCAGGCGAGATTCAAAGCACCATGACGGAACACCTGTCGCCCATCAACGCCGAGAATCTGCGGAAGGCGCATGCGAAGCTCGAGTCCGGCAGGACCATCGGCAAAATTGTGCTCTCGGGATTCTGA
- a CDS encoding APC family permease gives MQRSEGQGFRRSLGLHQVLAIAVAAISPTTSVFLVYNTALFQAGTGVFWAFLIGACIALSMAFCYAELGSAYPDAGGAYRIVQRVLGEPFGFIAVFLFLVLGVVITASILVSAASYLQSLIPALPVNWTAVAMMAIVTWLSLEQIGATSAVATAMLVLELVVILAFTALAFAHAQHPLAYLGHLTYPIRVDHAPQTVGWQDLLAAVVPALFAFNGYDWPLYFAEETVETRRVLPRAVLLAAIISVVVEVLAVRAATLAVPHASFTAIPSSYLPLVSIAQSAAGQAGATVLLVGVVIAMFDTGLTGNLAYARIYLDAARDGSWPGPVNRFFASMNRRGVPKWGFVLLGAGNAILCYFTSLNNLITFTGVIIVTIYLLVAVSAIVHRLRR, from the coding sequence GTGCAGCGTTCGGAAGGTCAAGGATTTCGCCGTTCGCTCGGGCTGCACCAGGTGCTCGCCATCGCCGTGGCCGCCATTTCGCCCACCACGTCCGTGTTTCTCGTGTACAACACAGCCTTGTTTCAGGCGGGCACGGGCGTGTTCTGGGCCTTTCTCATCGGCGCCTGCATCGCGCTGTCCATGGCGTTTTGCTACGCGGAACTCGGGTCCGCGTATCCCGATGCGGGCGGCGCGTACCGCATCGTGCAGCGCGTGCTGGGCGAGCCGTTTGGCTTCATCGCCGTCTTTCTCTTTCTCGTGCTCGGCGTCGTGATCACCGCCAGCATCCTCGTGTCCGCCGCCTCGTACCTGCAGTCGCTCATCCCGGCGCTCCCTGTCAACTGGACGGCGGTCGCCATGATGGCCATCGTCACCTGGCTTTCGCTGGAGCAGATCGGCGCGACGAGCGCCGTGGCGACGGCGATGCTCGTGCTGGAGCTCGTGGTCATCCTCGCGTTCACGGCGCTGGCGTTTGCGCACGCGCAGCATCCGCTCGCGTACCTCGGGCACCTCACGTATCCCATCCGGGTCGATCACGCCCCGCAGACCGTCGGCTGGCAGGACCTCCTGGCCGCGGTGGTGCCGGCGCTGTTTGCGTTCAACGGCTACGACTGGCCCCTCTATTTCGCCGAAGAGACCGTCGAGACTCGGCGCGTCCTGCCCCGCGCCGTCCTCTTGGCTGCCATCATCAGCGTGGTGGTGGAGGTTCTCGCCGTAAGGGCAGCCACGCTCGCCGTGCCGCACGCGTCGTTCACCGCCATCCCGTCGTCCTACCTGCCGCTTGTGTCCATCGCGCAGTCGGCCGCGGGCCAGGCCGGAGCGACCGTATTGCTTGTCGGCGTCGTGATCGCCATGTTTGACACCGGGCTCACGGGCAATTTGGCCTACGCGCGCATCTATCTGGATGCCGCGCGTGACGGGAGTTGGCCGGGGCCGGTTAACCGATTCTTCGCGAGCATGAATCGGCGCGGCGTGCCGAAATGGGGATTTGTGCTGCTCGGCGCGGGCAACGCGATTTTGTGTTACTTCACGTCGCTGAACAACCTGATCACCTTCACCGGCGTGATCATCGTGACCATCTACCTGCTCGTGGCGGTGTCGGCCATCGTGCACCGCCTGCGCCGCTGA
- a CDS encoding riboflavin synthase, giving the protein MFTGLVEGTARLAAVSRHTGGATFTLEAPFLMDDLRVGDSVAVNGVCLTVETVGGGLFTATAVPETLRRTNLGGLQPGGRAHVERAMRADGRFGGHIVTGHIDGIGHVADVYPDGEARVLVIRVDPALARYMVDKGSVAVDGVSLTIMRAEKDRFSVSIIPHTQAVTRFGEIRAGETVNIECDVIAKYVERLLTYRGDAGASGGIDAAFLARHGFLR; this is encoded by the coding sequence ATGTTCACCGGACTTGTGGAAGGAACCGCGCGCCTCGCGGCGGTATCTCGCCACACCGGCGGGGCCACCTTTACGTTGGAGGCGCCATTTCTCATGGACGACCTGCGCGTCGGGGACAGCGTCGCTGTGAACGGAGTCTGCCTCACGGTGGAGACGGTGGGCGGCGGCTTGTTCACAGCCACGGCGGTCCCCGAGACGCTGCGACGCACCAACCTCGGGGGACTTCAGCCGGGCGGCCGCGCGCACGTCGAGCGCGCCATGCGCGCCGATGGGCGGTTTGGGGGCCATATCGTGACGGGGCACATCGACGGCATTGGCCACGTGGCGGACGTGTATCCGGACGGGGAGGCGCGCGTCCTCGTCATCCGCGTCGATCCAGCCCTCGCGCGCTACATGGTGGACAAGGGATCCGTGGCCGTCGACGGCGTCAGCCTCACCATCATGCGCGCGGAGAAAGACAGGTTCTCCGTGTCCATCATTCCGCACACCCAGGCGGTCACGCGGTTTGGCGAGATCCGCGCGGGTGAGACCGTCAACATCGAGTGCGACGTGATCGCCAAGTACGTCGAGCGGCTCTTGACGTACCGCGGCGACGCGGGCGCGTCGGGCGGCATCGACGCGGCGTTTTTGGCGCGGCACGGGTTTTTGCGATAA
- the ribD gene encoding bifunctional diaminohydroxyphosphoribosylaminopyrimidine deaminase/5-amino-6-(5-phosphoribosylamino)uracil reductase RibD: protein MTEDERYMRMALEVARLGEGQTSPNPMVGAIVVNGGRVVGQGAHLMAGTPHAEVHALRMAGDAAQGATLYVTLEPCNHHGRTPPCTDAILATGVRRVVVAALDVDPRTAGLGVKRLQEAGIEVTVGVLEAEARELNRHFFHRVTTGRPYVVYKVAMTLSGHVAASSGHSQYVTGLAAREDVHWLRQIIPAIGVGVGTVLTDDPELTARDLAAGTRRDRQPLRVVFDTRLRTPPTARLLAAPGRTLLLTSERMASAPAARRLAEQGDVRIAPVAERDGHLDLHAALSAIAAEGANALLVEGGPTLASALLKSRLIDEIRVYLAPKLLAGGLPAFAGAFTQGMAEAVELHGVRSDWVGDDLVVTGRVHYREEV from the coding sequence ATGACCGAAGACGAGCGGTACATGCGCATGGCGCTCGAGGTGGCGCGCCTGGGCGAAGGCCAGACCTCCCCAAACCCGATGGTCGGCGCCATCGTCGTGAACGGCGGACGGGTGGTGGGCCAAGGCGCGCACCTGATGGCGGGCACGCCGCACGCCGAGGTGCATGCGCTGCGCATGGCGGGGGATGCCGCGCAAGGCGCGACGCTCTACGTCACGCTCGAGCCGTGCAATCACCACGGCAGAACGCCGCCCTGCACGGACGCCATCCTCGCCACAGGCGTTCGGCGCGTGGTGGTGGCCGCGTTGGACGTGGATCCGCGCACGGCCGGGCTCGGCGTGAAGCGGCTGCAGGAGGCCGGGATCGAGGTGACGGTGGGCGTCCTCGAAGCGGAGGCGCGCGAACTGAACCGCCACTTCTTCCACCGCGTCACGACCGGACGCCCGTACGTGGTGTACAAGGTGGCCATGACCCTGAGCGGCCATGTGGCCGCATCGAGCGGGCACAGCCAGTACGTGACCGGCCTCGCGGCGCGCGAGGACGTGCATTGGCTGCGGCAGATCATCCCGGCCATCGGCGTCGGCGTCGGCACAGTCCTTACGGACGATCCCGAGTTGACCGCCCGCGATCTCGCCGCGGGAACAAGGCGAGATCGCCAGCCGCTTCGCGTCGTGTTCGACACGCGGCTTCGCACGCCGCCGACCGCGCGCCTGTTGGCGGCGCCCGGGCGCACGCTTCTTCTCACGTCGGAGCGCATGGCCTCCGCTCCGGCCGCGAGGCGCCTCGCTGAGCAGGGCGACGTGCGCATCGCGCCTGTGGCCGAGCGGGACGGCCACCTGGATCTGCACGCGGCGCTTTCGGCCATCGCGGCGGAGGGGGCCAACGCCCTTCTCGTGGAGGGGGGGCCCACGCTCGCGTCGGCGCTCCTAAAGAGCCGACTCATCGACGAGATACGCGTGTATCTGGCGCCCAAGCTCCTCGCGGGCGGGCTGCCCGCATTCGCGGGCGCGTTCACGCAGGGGATGGCGGAGGCCGTTGAACTTCACGGCGTGAGGAGCGACTGGGTGGGTGACGATCTCGTCGTCACCGGGCGAGTTCACTATCGTGAGGAGGTGTGA
- the hisI gene encoding phosphoribosyl-AMP cyclohydrolase yields MAAVKGDVELARVRYDAATGLVPVVAQDAETGDVLMLAYADREALKRTLATGYAWYYSRSRRAYWRKGATSGNVQRVVEVRLDCDGDAVLYRVVPEGPACHTGEQVCFYRRLVPDGVSSEAADESGPDPHGAAGAGEGDAPAASDADAASDVSVDVSGGAAWDESALARLWGVIDSRYRERPDGSYTTYLFTHGAERMGKKIGEEAVEVALAGVKAERDAAAKAEVASESADLLYHLLVLWRHVGVQPADVWQVLEKRA; encoded by the coding sequence GTGGCCGCTGTGAAGGGAGACGTGGAGCTCGCGCGCGTCCGCTATGACGCGGCCACGGGCCTCGTGCCCGTGGTGGCCCAAGACGCCGAGACGGGTGACGTGTTGATGCTCGCCTACGCGGATCGCGAGGCGCTGAAGCGGACGCTTGCGACGGGCTACGCCTGGTATTACAGCCGATCCCGCCGGGCGTACTGGCGCAAGGGCGCGACATCGGGAAACGTGCAGCGCGTGGTGGAGGTGCGGCTGGACTGCGACGGAGACGCCGTGCTGTACAGGGTGGTGCCCGAGGGCCCGGCGTGCCACACGGGCGAGCAGGTGTGTTTTTATCGCCGCCTGGTGCCGGACGGGGTTTCGTCGGAGGCCGCGGACGAGAGCGGCCCGGATCCCCACGGCGCGGCCGGCGCGGGAGAAGGCGATGCGCCGGCGGCGAGCGATGCTGATGCGGCAAGCGATGTGTCGGTCGATGTGTCTGGGGGCGCGGCGTGGGATGAATCGGCGCTCGCGAGGTTGTGGGGCGTGATCGACAGCCGCTACCGCGAGCGGCCGGACGGGAGCTACACCACGTACCTTTTCACGCATGGCGCGGAGCGGATGGGCAAGAAGATTGGAGAAGAGGCGGTGGAGGTGGCGCTCGCGGGCGTGAAGGCCGAGCGGGACGCGGCGGCGAAGGCCGAGGTGGCGTCCGAATCCGCGGATCTGCTGTATCACCTGCTCGTCCTGTGGCGCCACGTGGGCGTCCAGCCGGCCGACGTGTGGCAGGTTCTCGAGAAGCGGGCGTAA
- a CDS encoding DMT family transporter, with protein sequence MRIPKWGLFSLLIFANLIWSASFTATGLAAESFSPPLIVMARMIIGGLVLVPFVMRDVRLGVWTWKKVLRISLLGLLGFTLPVTMETEGIRASSPALGAVSIALEPLLTLVVSAVAFRTPLGPRRWFAMILAATGAWVVAGCPRPGFAGYLLGDLLMLGAVACYAIYNAISGRLTADVSAASATSIMLLAAGIGCLPVYAWTGHAWPRHVTPASLWSLVFLAFFATAAAYLIWIFVLQDHDVASAAITLYLQPVFGVLISIVVTGERPSVLFYAGGAMILLALFLGQHRGQPSISSAAADPPSAP encoded by the coding sequence TTGCGTATTCCGAAATGGGGATTGTTCTCACTGCTCATCTTCGCCAATCTGATTTGGTCCGCGAGCTTCACGGCGACGGGGCTTGCCGCCGAGAGTTTCTCGCCGCCGCTCATCGTGATGGCGCGCATGATCATTGGCGGACTGGTCCTCGTGCCCTTTGTAATGCGCGACGTGCGCCTCGGGGTCTGGACGTGGAAGAAGGTGCTTCGCATCTCCCTGCTCGGCCTTCTCGGCTTCACGCTCCCGGTGACCATGGAGACGGAGGGCATTCGCGCGTCGTCGCCGGCGCTCGGCGCGGTGTCGATTGCGCTCGAGCCACTTCTGACGCTCGTGGTCTCGGCCGTCGCGTTTCGGACGCCGCTTGGACCGCGCAGATGGTTCGCCATGATTTTGGCGGCGACAGGGGCGTGGGTGGTCGCGGGTTGCCCAAGGCCCGGGTTTGCGGGCTACCTTCTGGGCGATCTCCTCATGCTCGGCGCCGTCGCCTGTTACGCCATCTACAACGCCATTTCGGGGAGGCTGACGGCCGACGTCTCCGCGGCGAGCGCGACGTCCATCATGCTCTTGGCTGCAGGCATCGGCTGCCTACCGGTGTACGCGTGGACGGGGCACGCCTGGCCGCGTCACGTCACGCCGGCGAGCCTCTGGAGTCTCGTATTTCTCGCGTTTTTCGCGACGGCCGCGGCCTATTTGATATGGATTTTCGTCTTGCAGGATCACGACGTGGCGAGCGCGGCCATCACGCTGTATCTGCAGCCCGTGTTTGGCGTCCTGATTTCGATTGTCGTCACCGGGGAACGGCCGTCCGTACTGTTTTATGCCGGCGGCGCGATGATCCTCCTGGCGCTCTTCCTCGGACAGCACCGGGGGCAACCATCCATCTCATCCGCCGCAGCAGACCCGCCTTCCGCGCCGTGA